A stretch of DNA from Leucobacter luti:
GGCCTGATGCAGGTCATCTTGAGTGGAAACGCAAGCGTGCCAGTGGACTATGGCGCAGGAAAGATGTTCCGGGCGGTCTGGCTTGCAGCTGCGATCCAGAGCTTCGGCACCATCATGTTTAACATCAGCACGAGCGCGGCCCTCACCGCGAAAACAGTGCGGGCCGAAGAACGTCTCGTGTGGAATCCCGACGCTGGGGGTTCCGTTGCGTTTCTCATCAGTGCCGTCTTCGTCTACGTCGCCTACTACCGGGAACACGGTCGCATTTGGGAGCCGCGAGATTCTGGGTGGTGGGGAGCCCAAATCAACATGATCGGCTGCATCGCGTTCGCTGTTTCAGCAGTCGGTGCTTTCGTTCGAACGAACGGTTCCACGGCTGACACGGCGCTCGCGAACTGGGGAACGTTCATCGGAGCCATTTGCTTCTTCTTGGCATCGATGATCGTGCTGCCTCAGCTCAGATGGAATCGACACACGCCATGAGCAACCACTCTGGTCTTTCATGCTGGCCCCGAAACGGTTTTACACGCCGTGGCACACCTGCCTCGGTGACGGAAAACACACCCTAGAAAGGACGTGCAACCAATATGTGCACACGAGTTGTTTGGCCTGACGCAAACGGATCGGTCATTGTCGGCCGAAACATGGATTTTCATATGGACCTCTTGACCAACCTGTGGAAGTATCCGCGAGGAATCGAGCGCACCGACGGCGTACACGGCACTCTCGCTTGGAAAGCAACATACGGCAGCATCGTCGCGACCGCGTTCGACCTTGTTGCGACCGACGGCATGAACGAAGAGGGCTTCGCCGGGCACATCCTGTGGTTGGCCGAGTCAGATTATGGGAAGCCCGAGGCTTCAGCAACTCAGCTCAGCCAGGCCATTTGGCTCCAGTATTACCTGGACAACTTTGCGACTGTTGCGGAGGCTGTCGCCTGGACGAACGACACACAGGTGGAAATTGCTCAGCTGTTCGATCCGACTGGCCACCTGGTGCCGACCCTGCATCTCGCAATCAACGATGCGACGGGGGACTCCGCGATCATTGAATACACCGATGGCAAGCCACAGGTCTACCACAGCCGTGACTATAAGGTCATGACAAACTCACCGACTTTCGACAAGCAGCTGGAACTCGTCACGCAATTCGACGGCCTCGGCGGAGACAAATCTCTTCCCGGGTCCACTCTTGCCAGCGATCGTTTCGCTCGGGCCTCCTACTACGTTGAACACCAGGTGCAGCCGAAAACCCAGGTCGACGCGATCGCGGCGATGTTCAGCATCATCCGGAATGCCGCGCAGCCGTTTCGAACTCCCGAGCCCGGGAAACCAGACGCATCTCAGACGATCTGGCAAGTCGTGCTCGACCTGACGAACAAACGCTACGTCTTCGAATCCACCACTCGGCCAGGAGTCGTGTGGGTGAATCTCGACGAGCTCAGTTTCTCCGAGGGATCGAAGGTGCTCAGGCTTGACCTTGTGAGCCGCCTCATGCTGGAGGGCGGACTTGCTGGCAACGTCAGCCACAGCTTCTCCGATGTGGGAGAAGCAGCCACCCAGGTCTTGGCAACCGGCACCCAGGCGCTTGAGTTCGTCGCCAAGAAACAAGACGAGTTCGCTGAAATTCAGAAAGTTGTTCAGAAGCTCGTGGGCGCGAAGAAGTAGTTCACCTGGAGTCTCGTGGGCACCCGTGCCCTCGCGGGTGCCCACGAGACTCACGATTCCGCTGCAATCCTCTTGTCTGTGTTTTGGTGCGGGAGGGACTTTTTTGGAGGCCGAGCTTCCACTCAAGGAGTTGAGATGTTTGTCGGTTCACTGCCTGTTCTCGGAGTACTCCTCGCGCTGCTGTCAGCAGCGATCCTGTCCGTCGGGAATCTGTGGCAAAGCCGTGGAGTCAATCTCGCCGCCGAGCGGGCTCCTCACGACGCGTCATTCATGCGGCTCCTCAAAACCCCCATTTGGCTGGGCGGAACAGCGCTGTTCGGACTTGCGATCCTCGTGCAGATGGGCAGCCTCGCGCTCGCCCCGCTGATCGTGGTGCAGCCGATCGGGGTTGCGGCGCTGGTGTTCACGACTCTGCTCACCACCAGGGCTACGGGCAAGAAACCGACGCGGGCTGTTGTCACCGCGATCATCACTTCCCTGACAGGCGTGACGGTATTCGTGAGCGTCGCCGCGCTTGTCAGCCGCCAGAAACCGATTGGCGATCAGCAGCTCATTGAGATGATGACGACGCTTGCGGCGGTGCTCATTGTATCGATCGTGGTCATGTTCGCGGGCAAGCGTGGGAGCGGTTCCCCGTTGCTCTACGTGGTCTTGGGGGGCGTCTATTCTGGGTTCGTTGCGACCCTGGGTAAGACTGTGATGTTGAGGGTCGAGGCGATGTTTCAGGGAGGTCACTTTGAGTTCGGCTCAGAGGGCCTCCTCACCCTGTTGTGCCTTCTCGGAATCGGGATCGCCTCAATACTGTCCATCTACTTTGTCCAGTATTCACACACGTGCAACCCACCGGACGTCGTCATTGCTGGCCTCACCGTGATTGATCCCGCGCTGGCGGTCGTCCTGGGCATCACGATTTTGCAAGAAGCTGCGGGCGCTCCGATGTGGTCAGTGTTTGCGTTTGTGCTCGCAGGAGCCGTTGCGGTTATCGGAGTGTTCCGCTTAGCAAAGGCTGAGGACACAGACGCCAACGAACATGATGCTACGGCCGTGAGTCTGAGCGAGTAATGTTGCGGTGCCAAACGGCTCCAGGTGGCATACTGCCTGGGAGGCTGCCCTCAGCAAATCCTCTCCACAGCGTGGCCAGCTTTACGGCGGCACCCACTCCTCACCCGTGAAGTCGGCGAAGCCATGCTTCGCCGATCCACCGTGTCTTGGGTGGATGAGATGAATCATTGGACTGTGAAGAACCTCATTCGAGAGGTGCTTCCAGGGTCAGCGGCCTCGGGGATGCAGCCGGCTGAACGCTCACATGAGTTTGGTTGACTCGAGCGCTCGAGTGAGATTCCCATTTATCTTGAGGACTGGCAGCCGCAAGAGCAAACCGATCAGCAGCGCCGGGACGAGGAAGAGCGCGAGCTGCCCCAGGGCGATCCAGTAGTCGCCCTCGTAAATGCCCGCGATCGCAGCGCGCACGGCATTTGTGGCGTGAGTGACGGGGAGCCATGGGCTCATACTCTGGAACCATTGGGGCAGCACCGATAACGGGTAGGCCCCGCCGCCAGCCGAGATCTGTACGACCAAGAGGAAAACGGCGAGCGCTTTTCCGGCTTCTCCGAATGACAACACCAGCGTGTAGGTGAGTAGCGAGAACACGAGCGACATTACCCATCCCGCCAGCAGAAGCAGGAAGGGGTGGACCGGACGCACACCGACAAATCCCATGAGCCCGAGGTAG
This window harbors:
- a CDS encoding linear amide C-N hydrolase, which gives rise to MDFHMDLLTNLWKYPRGIERTDGVHGTLAWKATYGSIVATAFDLVATDGMNEEGFAGHILWLAESDYGKPEASATQLSQAIWLQYYLDNFATVAEAVAWTNDTQVEIAQLFDPTGHLVPTLHLAINDATGDSAIIEYTDGKPQVYHSRDYKVMTNSPTFDKQLELVTQFDGLGGDKSLPGSTLASDRFARASYYVEHQVQPKTQVDAIAAMFSIIRNAAQPFRTPEPGKPDASQTIWQVVLDLTNKRYVFESTTRPGVVWVNLDELSFSEGSKVLRLDLVSRLMLEGGLAGNVSHSFSDVGEAATQVLATGTQALEFVAKKQDEFAEIQKVVQKLVGAKK
- a CDS encoding multidrug DMT transporter permease, with the protein product MFVGSLPVLGVLLALLSAAILSVGNLWQSRGVNLAAERAPHDASFMRLLKTPIWLGGTALFGLAILVQMGSLALAPLIVVQPIGVAALVFTTLLTTRATGKKPTRAVVTAIITSLTGVTVFVSVAALVSRQKPIGDQQLIEMMTTLAAVLIVSIVVMFAGKRGSGSPLLYVVLGGVYSGFVATLGKTVMLRVEAMFQGGHFEFGSEGLLTLLCLLGIGIASILSIYFVQYSHTCNPPDVVIAGLTVIDPALAVVLGITILQEAAGAPMWSVFAFVLAGAVAVIGVFRLAKAEDTDANEHDATAVSLSE